The Halobacillus ihumii genomic sequence TCTTCGACAACATCTGAAGATTTCTCCACATGTTCATGGGAAAGTTGAGAGATATGCACAAGTCCATCAATACCTCCCAGATTGACAAAGGCACCAAAATCCGTCAGTCTTTGAACCGTTCCTTCGATAACTTGTCCTTCCTCAAGGGACTGCAGTACTTCCTGTTTTCTGGAAGACTCTTCTGCTTCAACTACAGCACGGTGAGAAAGAATGACACGATTTTGTTCGCGGTCAAGTTCAACCACTTTCAAACTAAGATTTCTTCCTTTATAATCTTCGAAATCTTCCACGTAATACGTCTCTACTAAGGAAGCTGGGATGAAGCCACGGAGACCAATATCCACGACTAGTCCACCTTTAACGACGTCTTTCACTTCTGCTTCGAAGATTTCTCCGCTTTCAAACTTAGCTTCAAGTTCCTGCCAAGCCTGATCTGCATCTACCGCTCTTTTTGATAGAACGATTTCATCATCTTCTACTTTTTTAACCTGCAGAGTTAACTCGTCTCCTTCGTGTACTACGTCGGAAGCCTTTTCTACATGCAAGCTGGATAATTCACTGATGGGAACAATTCCTTCCACTTTATATCCAACATCTACAAGGACTTGTTTTTCTTCAATCTTCACGACCTTACCAGTCACGATATCCCCTGCAGAAAATTCTTTCATTCCTGATACTTCATGGTTCATTTCATCCATACCAAGCTACCTCCTTCAATTTCCGACACAACCAAAATACAGAAATGCCCTTTTGTCTAACTTCTAATATTTGGAGCAGTTTGTCAAGTGATTATGCTTTTTTACGATGAAATTCATGCAATTGTCTGATTTCTTCCATTATTCGATCTGTAACGACTTTAGCAGATGCTTTTTGCTCACGATATTCAGTCATATCAATCGGTTTCCCGTACACCACTTTAAGCGGTTTGAATTTCTGATAAGGTCCAATGATGGCACAAGGAACAATTTCAGCATTAGATCTTAGCGCAAAGAAACCCGCTCCTGCCAGCCCTTCTCCTACTACACCATTACTCTGTCTGGATCCTTCTGGAAACAGACCAAGGGTATGGTTATCTTTTAGAATCTCCAGACCTTTTCTTAGAGCATTTCGGTCGCGCATTCCGCGTTTGATCGGAAAAGCATTTACGCTTTTTAGCAGTTTTTCGAGAAAACGGTTTTTAAATAGTTCTTCTTTTGCTAAAAAATAAACATTACGACTGTTTGTAATCCCAACAACAGGAGGATCAAAGTTAGAAATATGATTCGAACAAATGATTACAGGCCCATCCTTAGGTATATTTTTTTTGCCGACTACTTTGATTCGATACAAAGGAAAGAAAACGAGACTACAGACTAATTTCCCTAATTTATACAAATTCACACTTTATCCCTCCCTGATTTGCTTTTTCTTTACAATCATAACGATTTGGCTGACAACCTCGTCGATTGTCAGCGAAGTCGTATCAACTTCAATCGCATCCTCTGCTTTCACTAATGGAGCTGTCTCTCGTTTTGAATCAATTTCATCACGTTTTCTAATCTCCATTTTTAACTGTTCCAAATCAGAAGTAAAACCTTTCT encodes the following:
- the rpsA gene encoding 30S ribosomal protein S1, whose translation is MDEMNHEVSGMKEFSAGDIVTGKVVKIEEKQVLVDVGYKVEGIVPISELSSLHVEKASDVVHEGDELTLQVKKVEDDEIVLSKRAVDADQAWQELEAKFESGEIFEAEVKDVVKGGLVVDIGLRGFIPASLVETYYVEDFEDYKGRNLSLKVVELDREQNRVILSHRAVVEAEESSRKQEVLQSLEEGQVIEGTVQRLTDFGAFVNLGGIDGLVHISQLSHEHVEKSSDVVEEGQTVNVKVLSVDRDNERISLSLKATQPGPWHDIEERVNQGEVLEGTVRRLVSFGAFVEVLPGVEGLVHISQISNRHIGTPGEVLEEGQTVKVKVLDVDGGAKRLSLSMKELERDQSREEIKQYQKEEDSSGFSLSDMIGDQLDKYKK
- a CDS encoding lysophospholipid acyltransferase family protein — protein: MNLYKLGKLVCSLVFFPLYRIKVVGKKNIPKDGPVIICSNHISNFDPPVVGITNSRNVYFLAKEELFKNRFLEKLLKSVNAFPIKRGMRDRNALRKGLEILKDNHTLGLFPEGSRQSNGVVGEGLAGAGFFALRSNAEIVPCAIIGPYQKFKPLKVVYGKPIDMTEYREQKASAKVVTDRIMEEIRQLHEFHRKKA